One segment of Neobacillus endophyticus DNA contains the following:
- a CDS encoding acyl-CoA dehydrogenase family protein, producing MTETKKIIKGGSFLIEDISYDQLLTPEDFTEEHLMIAKTAEDFVEKEVQPVLEKLENHEFDITVKLLKEAGELGLLAADVPEEYEGLGLDKITSSLITEKMSGGGGFALSHGAHVGIGSLPIVLFGNEEQKKKYLPALASGEKLAAYALTEPGSGSDALGARTTAKLNAEGTHYILNGEKQWITNAGFADVFVVYAKIDGEKFSAFIVEREFPGVSTGAEEKKMGIKSSSTRTLILEDVPVPVENLLGEIGKGHVIAFNILNIGRYKLAVGAVGGSKKAIEMTIKYANGRQQFKTPISQFNLTKEKFGTLASEIYAAESSVWRTIGLYEENQGKLSDEETKDIKVLANSIAEYAIECSLNKFFASEVLAHVVDEGVQIHGGYGFMQEYPIERAYRDARIQRIFEGTNEINRLLVPGTLVKKAIKGELPLFQKAMALQEELMMLMPEEPGDEPLVQEKYLVKNAKKIALLAAGLAAQKYGKNLEAEQEILANIADIISNVYAMESVVLRTEKAIAKNSLDKSGQKLLYTQIFCQEAFNVIEAITKETLVAVEQGDMLRMMLTSLRKFTRHTPINVIAKKREAADVLIAAERYVV from the coding sequence ATGACTGAAACGAAAAAAATCATTAAAGGCGGAAGCTTTTTAATTGAAGATATTTCATATGATCAACTGCTGACTCCAGAAGACTTTACCGAAGAACATTTAATGATTGCCAAAACGGCTGAAGACTTTGTGGAAAAAGAAGTCCAACCAGTGCTGGAGAAACTGGAAAATCATGAATTCGATATTACTGTTAAGCTTTTAAAAGAAGCAGGTGAACTTGGCCTTTTAGCGGCGGACGTACCGGAGGAATACGAAGGACTTGGCTTGGACAAAATTACTTCCTCACTTATCACCGAAAAAATGTCAGGCGGCGGCGGATTTGCGCTTTCTCATGGTGCGCACGTTGGAATCGGCTCCCTGCCAATCGTTTTATTCGGAAACGAAGAGCAAAAGAAAAAGTATCTACCAGCTCTTGCATCTGGTGAAAAATTAGCTGCCTATGCCCTAACTGAGCCAGGCTCGGGTTCTGATGCACTTGGCGCCAGAACAACTGCAAAATTAAATGCGGAAGGAACTCATTATATTTTAAATGGAGAAAAACAATGGATCACCAACGCCGGCTTTGCAGATGTATTTGTGGTCTATGCCAAGATTGACGGCGAAAAATTCTCTGCCTTCATCGTTGAAAGAGAATTTCCAGGAGTCTCTACTGGTGCAGAAGAGAAGAAAATGGGAATTAAAAGCTCCTCTACCCGTACTCTTATTTTAGAAGATGTACCCGTTCCTGTTGAAAATTTATTGGGCGAAATTGGCAAAGGACATGTCATCGCTTTTAATATCTTAAATATCGGACGTTACAAACTGGCAGTAGGTGCTGTTGGAGGTTCCAAAAAGGCAATAGAAATGACCATTAAATATGCAAACGGACGTCAGCAATTTAAAACGCCAATTTCTCAATTTAACTTAACTAAAGAAAAATTCGGTACATTGGCTTCAGAAATATATGCGGCTGAAAGCTCCGTATGGCGTACAATTGGTTTGTACGAAGAAAACCAAGGAAAGCTTTCCGACGAAGAAACAAAAGATATAAAAGTACTCGCTAACTCCATTGCCGAATATGCGATTGAATGCTCCTTAAATAAGTTCTTTGCCAGTGAAGTATTGGCCCATGTTGTCGATGAAGGTGTTCAAATTCATGGAGGATACGGATTTATGCAAGAATATCCAATTGAAAGAGCATACCGTGATGCCCGTATCCAACGGATCTTTGAAGGAACAAATGAAATCAACCGCTTGCTAGTACCAGGAACTCTTGTAAAAAAAGCCATTAAAGGAGAACTTCCGTTATTCCAAAAAGCAATGGCTCTTCAAGAAGAACTCATGATGTTAATGCCGGAAGAGCCAGGTGATGAGCCGTTAGTACAAGAAAAATACTTGGTGAAAAATGCGAAAAAGATTGCATTGCTAGCAGCTGGTCTGGCAGCACAAAAATACGGTAAAAACCTTGAAGCTGAGCAAGAAATTCTCGCTAATATTGCTGATATCATTTCAAACGTATATGCAATGGAATCTGTCGTGTTACGTACTGAAAAAGCTATTGCGAAAAATAGTTTAGATAAGAGTGGTCAAAAATTGCTTTATACACAAATTTTCTGTCAGGAAGCCTTTAATGTAATCGAAGCCATTACCAAAGAAACGCTTGTTGCAGTTGAACAAGGTGATATGCTTCGTATGATGCTGACTTCCCTTCGCAAGTTTACACGCCATACCCCAATAAACGTTATTGCGAAAAAACGTGAAGCAGCAGATGTCCTAATTGCTGCAGAACGCTATGTTGTTTAA
- a CDS encoding arsenate reductase family protein: MSLTFYWYPKCGTCRNAKKWLDAHNIPYEAVHIVDHPPSREELEKLYRSSSLELKKFFNTSGLKYRELGVKDKLKTATDEELLDLLASEGMLIKRPVLTDGEHVTVGFKEEEFEKMWSK; the protein is encoded by the coding sequence ATGTCTCTCACTTTTTACTGGTATCCAAAGTGCGGCACATGCCGGAACGCGAAGAAATGGCTGGATGCCCATAATATCCCGTATGAAGCAGTACATATTGTTGATCATCCTCCATCACGTGAGGAATTGGAAAAGCTCTATCGCAGCAGCAGCTTGGAATTAAAAAAATTCTTCAATACTAGCGGTTTAAAATATCGTGAATTAGGGGTAAAAGATAAACTGAAGACCGCCACTGATGAAGAATTGTTGGATTTGCTTGCCTCTGAAGGCATGCTAATCAAAAGACCAGTGTTAACAGATGGAGAACATGTGACAGTGGGTTTTAAAGAAGAAGAGTTTGAAAAGATGTGGAGCAAGTAA
- a CDS encoding MetQ/NlpA family ABC transporter substrate-binding protein: protein MKKWVSLFLALSLALVLAACGTSSSDKSQGSSSKETTLTVGASAVPHAEILKQAIPLLKKQGINLKIVTFQDYILPNKALASKQLDANYFQHIPYLESQNKQFGYNFVNAGGIHIEPIGVYSKKYKKLSDLPDGAHILMSNSVADHGRLLSLLENAGLIKLKAGIDKTKATLKDVAENPKHLKFDANYDAALLPKIYQNGEGDAVLINSNYALQAGLNPMKDAIALEDKNSPYVNVIAVRKGDENKPAIKALVEVLHSKEIQNWIIKKYGGAVVPVTQ from the coding sequence ATGAAAAAGTGGGTTAGTTTATTTTTAGCATTATCCCTAGCGCTTGTATTAGCAGCTTGCGGAACATCATCATCAGACAAGTCACAAGGAAGCAGCAGCAAAGAAACAACATTAACTGTCGGTGCATCAGCTGTACCGCATGCCGAAATTTTAAAGCAGGCTATTCCGCTTTTAAAGAAACAAGGCATCAACTTGAAAATTGTTACATTCCAAGATTATATTTTGCCAAACAAAGCATTGGCTTCAAAACAACTTGATGCTAACTATTTCCAGCACATTCCTTATCTAGAGTCACAAAACAAACAATTTGGTTATAACTTTGTCAATGCTGGCGGTATTCATATTGAACCAATCGGTGTTTACTCTAAGAAATACAAAAAGTTAAGTGATCTTCCAGATGGCGCTCATATTCTTATGAGCAACTCTGTAGCTGACCATGGCCGTCTTCTTTCATTACTCGAAAATGCTGGTTTAATTAAATTAAAAGCTGGCATTGATAAAACAAAAGCAACACTTAAAGATGTTGCTGAGAATCCTAAACATCTTAAATTTGATGCTAATTATGACGCAGCATTACTGCCAAAAATTTATCAAAACGGCGAAGGTGATGCCGTATTAATCAATTCTAACTATGCCCTTCAAGCTGGCTTAAATCCAATGAAAGATGCGATTGCTCTTGAAGATAAGAATTCACCATATGTGAACGTTATTGCAGTTCGTAAAGGTGATGAAAATAAACCAGCAATCAAAGCACTTGTTGAAGTTCTACATTCCAAAGAAATTCAAAATTGGATTATTAAAAAATACGGTGGCGCAGTTGTTCCTGTCACTCAATAA
- a CDS encoding acetyl-CoA C-acetyltransferase, whose product MREAVIVAGARTPVGKAKKGTLATVRPDDLGALVVKETLKRAGNYEGNIDDLVIGCATPEAEQGMNVARNIGALAGLPHTVPAITVNRFCSSGLQAIAYAAQAIMLGHTDTAIAGGVESMSLLPMGGHVIRPNAKLVETAPEYYMGMGHTAEAVASKYGISREDQDAFAVRSHQRAFKAIQEGKFVDEIVPVDVTFRTVGLDNKLVEKTVQFTTDEGVRPDTNLETLAKLRPAFSVTGSVTAGNASQTSDGAAAVMVMDREKAESLGLKPLAKFRSFAVGGVPPEIMGVGPVVAVPKALQLAGLQVSDIDLFELNEAFASQSIQVIRELGLEEEKVNVNGGAIALGHPLGCTGAKLTLTLLHELKRRNQQFGVVTMCIGGGMGAAGVFELL is encoded by the coding sequence ATGAGAGAAGCGGTTATCGTTGCCGGAGCACGGACCCCGGTTGGGAAAGCGAAGAAAGGAACACTTGCTACTGTTCGCCCTGATGACTTGGGAGCGTTGGTGGTAAAAGAAACATTAAAGCGTGCCGGAAATTATGAAGGAAATATAGATGATTTAGTCATTGGTTGCGCAACGCCTGAAGCAGAGCAAGGGATGAACGTAGCAAGAAATATTGGTGCATTAGCAGGACTGCCGCATACGGTTCCGGCCATCACAGTCAACCGTTTCTGTTCTTCCGGACTTCAAGCCATTGCCTATGCGGCACAAGCCATTATGCTGGGGCATACAGATACGGCGATTGCCGGCGGCGTTGAATCCATGAGCTTGCTGCCAATGGGCGGACATGTGATACGTCCAAATGCCAAGCTGGTTGAAACAGCTCCGGAATATTATATGGGAATGGGTCACACAGCTGAAGCCGTAGCAAGCAAATACGGTATTTCCCGCGAAGATCAGGATGCCTTTGCAGTAAGAAGCCATCAGCGTGCTTTTAAAGCCATCCAGGAAGGAAAATTCGTCGATGAAATTGTCCCTGTTGACGTAACATTCCGTACGGTTGGCCTGGACAACAAACTTGTTGAAAAAACGGTTCAATTCACAACTGATGAGGGTGTCCGGCCTGACACTAACCTAGAAACGTTAGCGAAATTGCGTCCTGCATTTTCGGTGACAGGCAGCGTAACAGCTGGAAACGCCTCACAAACAAGTGACGGGGCAGCTGCCGTCATGGTGATGGATCGTGAAAAGGCTGAATCTCTTGGCCTTAAGCCATTGGCAAAATTCCGCTCTTTTGCTGTTGGCGGAGTCCCGCCGGAAATTATGGGCGTTGGCCCAGTGGTAGCAGTACCAAAAGCTTTACAGCTTGCTGGATTACAAGTTTCTGATATCGATTTGTTCGAATTAAATGAAGCGTTTGCTTCCCAATCCATTCAAGTCATCCGCGAGCTGGGCCTTGAAGAAGAGAAAGTAAATGTCAACGGTGGTGCAATCGCTCTGGGCCATCCGCTGGGCTGTACAGGTGCAAAATTGACGCTAACCCTCCTGCATGAATTAAAACGCAGAAATCAGCAGTTTGGTGTAGTTACGATGTGTATTGGCGGCGGTATGGGTGCTGCGGGTGTGTTTGAATTACTTTAA
- a CDS encoding O-acetylhomoserine aminocarboxypropyltransferase/cysteine synthase family protein — protein sequence MGENQKKYRFETLSVHGGLTPDPVTGARAVPIYQNNAYQFKNTEHAANLFSLAEPGYIYTRIHNPTTTVFEERVALLEGGVGALAVASGMAAITLAILNLAQSGDEIVAASNLYGGTYNLFAVTLPKYGIHVKFVDPEDPENYRAAITEKTKAVFAETIGNPSLRILDIEKVAEIAHEFGVPLIVDNTFATPYLCRPIEHGADIVVHSATKWLLGNGTTTGGIIVDGGKFDWNSRKFPGFTIPDASYHDLVYAQALGPIAYIIKARVQLLRDLGPALSPQNAFQFVLGLETLHVRMKEHVSNTKKVVEYLLKHPAVQWVSYPGHPSHPDYELAKKYLPKGAGSMVVFGIIGGKAAGAKLIDTIKLWAHVANVGDAKSLIIHPASTTHQQLDAEGLIAVGVSEDLIRLSIGIENVEDLVEDLESAIEVATGLSSLNTKV from the coding sequence ATGGGAGAGAATCAAAAGAAGTATCGTTTTGAAACATTAAGCGTTCATGGGGGATTAACACCAGATCCGGTAACTGGCGCACGAGCGGTACCGATCTATCAAAACAATGCGTATCAATTTAAAAATACGGAACATGCGGCAAATCTCTTTTCGCTGGCAGAACCAGGGTATATATATACTCGGATTCACAATCCAACGACAACTGTATTTGAAGAAAGAGTTGCATTATTGGAAGGCGGAGTGGGTGCCCTGGCAGTAGCCAGCGGTATGGCAGCCATTACACTGGCAATTTTAAACCTTGCCCAGTCAGGAGATGAAATTGTCGCGGCTTCCAATCTGTATGGCGGAACGTATAATTTATTTGCGGTGACTCTACCGAAATATGGAATCCATGTTAAGTTCGTTGACCCGGAAGATCCAGAAAATTACCGTGCTGCGATTACGGAAAAAACAAAGGCTGTGTTTGCCGAGACCATAGGAAATCCAAGTTTAAGAATATTAGATATTGAAAAAGTGGCCGAAATTGCCCATGAATTCGGTGTGCCGTTGATTGTTGATAATACATTTGCTACTCCCTATTTGTGCAGACCGATTGAACATGGTGCTGATATCGTCGTCCACTCTGCGACAAAATGGCTTTTGGGTAATGGCACCACAACTGGCGGCATTATTGTTGATGGCGGTAAGTTCGATTGGAATTCGCGGAAATTCCCGGGCTTTACGATACCAGATGCTAGCTACCATGATCTTGTCTATGCACAAGCGCTTGGACCAATTGCGTATATTATAAAAGCACGGGTCCAGTTACTTCGCGATCTTGGTCCAGCCTTAAGTCCGCAAAATGCCTTTCAGTTTGTGTTAGGGCTTGAAACGCTTCATGTACGAATGAAAGAGCATGTATCAAATACCAAAAAGGTTGTGGAATACTTGTTAAAGCATCCTGCAGTCCAGTGGGTTTCTTATCCGGGCCATCCTTCACATCCTGATTATGAGCTGGCGAAAAAATATTTGCCAAAAGGTGCAGGCTCAATGGTCGTGTTTGGTATTATAGGCGGCAAGGCGGCAGGAGCAAAATTAATCGATACGATCAAGCTTTGGGCTCATGTTGCCAATGTCGGAGACGCCAAAAGCTTAATTATTCATCCAGCAAGTACCACACACCAGCAACTCGATGCCGAAGGATTGATAGCTGTTGGGGTATCAGAGGATTTGATCCGACTCTCTATTGGAATCGAAAATGTAGAGGATTTGGTGGAAGATCTTGAATCTGCAATAGAAGTAGCGACGGGTTTATCTTCATTGAACACAAAAGTATAA
- a CDS encoding thioredoxin family protein — MNEWNLSDFSSFLDQQKSGLAYLYTPMCGTCQLASKMLQVVEELVEIEIGKMNLNYYAELAERYKVESVPCLLFIENGEVKDMMYAFQSVPYLLDRIKQVLE; from the coding sequence ATGAATGAATGGAATTTAAGTGACTTCTCTTCGTTCCTCGATCAACAGAAATCGGGGCTGGCTTATTTGTACACGCCTATGTGCGGTACCTGTCAATTGGCCTCCAAAATGCTCCAGGTTGTCGAGGAACTCGTAGAGATTGAAATCGGAAAAATGAATTTAAACTATTATGCGGAACTAGCAGAGAGATACAAAGTAGAGAGTGTCCCGTGCTTGCTCTTTATTGAAAATGGAGAGGTAAAGGACATGATGTATGCATTTCAATCTGTTCCGTATTTATTGGATAGAATTAAACAGGTTTTAGAGTAA
- a CDS encoding methionine ABC transporter ATP-binding protein, which yields MISIKNVRKIYPSRQGQLTAVDEVNLEINEGEIFGVIGYSGAGKSTLIRMLNGLELPSEGTVTVAGREISKIKGAELRKARQEISMIFQHFNLLWSRTVSQNIAFPLEIAGVPAAQRKKKVEELIKLVGLEGRENAYPSQLSGGQKQRVGIARALANNPKVLLCDEATSALDPQTTDSILDLLVDINKRLGLTIVLITHEMHVIRKICHRVAVMESGKIVELGPVLDVFKNPQAPITKRFVQQVTEPEETKDTAEHLLERYHSGQVVQLTFIGESAEQPVITNLIRNHNVTVNILQGKISQTRSGSYGTLFIHLDGDQDEVSKAVDFIRSQQVGVEVVNNG from the coding sequence GTGATATCAATAAAAAATGTTCGAAAGATCTATCCTTCCAGACAGGGGCAGCTTACAGCAGTAGATGAAGTGAACCTGGAAATAAACGAAGGTGAAATCTTCGGAGTGATTGGTTATAGCGGTGCCGGTAAGAGTACTTTGATTCGAATGCTGAATGGTTTGGAACTGCCCTCTGAAGGAACTGTAACAGTAGCTGGACGTGAGATTTCAAAAATCAAAGGTGCTGAGCTCCGGAAAGCTCGCCAGGAAATCAGTATGATTTTCCAACATTTTAACTTATTGTGGTCAAGAACGGTAAGTCAAAATATCGCCTTCCCGTTGGAAATTGCCGGGGTACCCGCTGCCCAGCGCAAGAAAAAGGTGGAAGAACTGATTAAGTTAGTAGGACTTGAAGGCAGAGAGAATGCTTATCCTTCACAGCTGAGCGGCGGCCAAAAGCAGCGTGTCGGAATTGCTAGGGCGCTCGCGAATAATCCGAAAGTGCTGCTTTGTGATGAAGCAACCTCAGCGCTTGACCCGCAAACAACGGATTCTATTTTGGATTTACTGGTGGATATCAATAAGCGGTTAGGATTAACAATCGTATTGATCACACATGAAATGCATGTAATCCGAAAAATCTGCCACCGGGTAGCAGTTATGGAGAGCGGGAAAATTGTTGAACTTGGTCCGGTGTTAGATGTCTTTAAAAACCCTCAAGCACCAATTACCAAAAGATTCGTTCAACAAGTGACGGAGCCTGAAGAAACAAAAGATACGGCTGAGCATTTGCTCGAGCGCTATCATTCTGGACAGGTTGTCCAGCTAACCTTTATTGGGGAGTCAGCGGAACAGCCGGTAATTACTAATCTAATCCGGAATCATAATGTTACAGTAAATATCCTCCAAGGGAAAATTTCACAAACCCGAAGCGGTTCCTACGGCACTCTTTTCATTCATCTAGATGGTGATCAAGATGAAGTCAGCAAAGCTGTGGATTTCATTCGATCCCAGCAGGTTGGAGTGGAGGTGGTAAACAATGGATAA
- the sufC gene encoding Fe-S cluster assembly ATPase SufC, whose product MAGSTLTIKDLHVAIDGKEILKGVNLEIKGGEIHAIMGPNGTGKSTLSSAIMGHPKYEVTGGSITLDGENVLEMEVDERARAGLFLAMQYPSEITGVTNADFLRSAINARRGEGNEISLMKFIRQMDKQMEFLEMDLDMAQRYLNEGFSGGEKKRNEILQLMMLEPKIAILDEIDSGLDIDALKVVSKGVNQMRGENFGCLIITHYQRLLNYITPDHVHVMMQGRIVKSGGPELAQRLEAEGYEGLKKELGIEDETVEQEA is encoded by the coding sequence ATGGCTGGATCAACTTTAACAATCAAAGACCTGCATGTGGCTATTGATGGGAAGGAAATTTTAAAAGGGGTTAACCTTGAAATAAAGGGTGGAGAAATTCACGCAATCATGGGTCCAAACGGAACTGGGAAATCTACATTATCATCTGCCATTATGGGCCATCCAAAATATGAAGTAACTGGCGGAAGCATCACCTTAGACGGCGAAAACGTCCTGGAAATGGAAGTAGACGAACGTGCACGTGCAGGCCTATTTTTAGCTATGCAATATCCAAGTGAAATTACAGGGGTTACCAATGCAGACTTCTTACGTTCTGCCATTAACGCCCGCCGCGGTGAAGGAAATGAAATTTCTTTAATGAAATTTATTCGTCAAATGGATAAGCAAATGGAATTCCTTGAAATGGATCTTGATATGGCACAGCGCTACTTAAACGAAGGCTTCTCAGGCGGGGAGAAAAAGCGTAACGAAATTTTACAGTTAATGATGTTAGAGCCGAAGATTGCGATCCTGGATGAAATTGACTCAGGACTAGATATCGATGCTCTTAAAGTTGTTTCCAAAGGTGTTAACCAAATGCGCGGCGAGAATTTTGGCTGCTTAATTATTACTCACTATCAGCGTTTGTTAAACTATATTACTCCTGACCATGTGCATGTGATGATGCAAGGCCGCATTGTAAAATCCGGCGGACCTGAGCTGGCACAGCGCTTAGAAGCAGAAGGTTATGAAGGGCTTAAGAAAGAGCTTGGAATCGAAGACGAAACGGTTGAACAAGAAGCGTAA
- a CDS encoding SCP2 sterol-binding domain-containing protein: protein MSGVVEMIEAINTFLQQVKVREHIVPLIQQADLRVSLHCHAAPVQLVIKNGEILMLHDSEQQIKPNNVIWGSAHAFELLLEGKTRLRELERNGDLKIEASLRMILLLESIFYLTKARQDFAKII, encoded by the coding sequence ATGAGCGGAGTGGTGGAAATGATTGAAGCCATTAATACCTTTTTACAGCAAGTTAAGGTCCGTGAACACATTGTTCCTTTAATTCAACAAGCTGATTTGCGGGTTAGTCTTCACTGCCACGCAGCCCCTGTACAATTAGTCATTAAAAACGGAGAGATCTTGATGCTGCATGATTCAGAGCAGCAAATCAAGCCAAACAATGTCATCTGGGGAAGCGCTCACGCCTTTGAGCTGCTTCTTGAAGGGAAAACAAGACTTAGGGAATTGGAGAGGAACGGTGATCTTAAAATTGAAGCATCATTAAGGATGATCCTCCTTTTGGAATCCATTTTTTATTTAACAAAAGCTCGGCAAGATTTTGCCAAAATCATCTAA
- the gcvH gene encoding glycine cleavage system protein GcvH, which produces MSIPKELRYSEEHEWVKVEGEKVRVGITDFAQHELGDIVFVELPEIGDEVTANEPFGSVESVKTVSELYAPVSGKVVEVNEDLSDSPEFVNESPYEKAWMIVIELSNPSELDELLTAEQYEEMTNEE; this is translated from the coding sequence ATGAGTATACCAAAAGAACTGCGTTATTCTGAAGAACATGAATGGGTAAAAGTGGAAGGCGAAAAAGTGCGTGTCGGGATTACTGATTTTGCTCAGCATGAATTAGGTGACATAGTTTTTGTTGAACTTCCAGAAATTGGGGATGAAGTAACCGCCAATGAACCATTCGGCAGCGTGGAATCTGTAAAAACCGTATCTGAGCTTTATGCACCTGTCAGCGGCAAAGTAGTAGAAGTAAACGAAGACTTAAGTGACAGTCCAGAATTTGTAAACGAATCACCATACGAAAAAGCATGGATGATTGTAATCGAGTTATCCAATCCAAGTGAGCTTGATGAATTACTGACTGCTGAGCAATATGAAGAAATGACAAACGAAGAATAA
- a CDS encoding methionine ABC transporter permease: protein MDNYHAFKDIDWQGMWDASKETLYMSGISVVATFILGIILGLLLFLTSEGSMWQNKPVNIVISVVVNVFRSIPFIILIVLLIPFTNMLFKTMIGPNGALPALIIGAAPFYARMVEIGLREIDKGVIEAAKSMGATTGTIIWKVLLPESMPALVSGITVTAIALVSYTAMAGVIGAGGLGNLAYLQGFEQNRNDVTFVATVIILVIVFIVQFIGDVITKKLDKR from the coding sequence ATGGATAACTATCATGCATTTAAAGATATTGATTGGCAGGGGATGTGGGATGCCTCGAAAGAAACCCTTTATATGTCGGGAATTTCCGTTGTGGCAACTTTTATTCTTGGGATTATCCTTGGATTGCTATTGTTCCTGACATCAGAGGGAAGTATGTGGCAAAATAAGCCGGTTAATATTGTGATTAGTGTCGTTGTCAATGTTTTTCGCTCTATTCCTTTTATTATTTTAATTGTTTTATTAATTCCATTTACAAATATGCTTTTTAAAACAATGATTGGTCCAAATGGTGCACTGCCAGCACTAATTATCGGTGCTGCTCCGTTTTATGCCAGAATGGTGGAAATCGGGCTAAGGGAAATTGATAAGGGCGTCATTGAGGCAGCGAAGTCAATGGGTGCAACTACAGGCACGATTATCTGGAAAGTATTGCTTCCGGAATCCATGCCAGCTCTTGTTTCCGGCATTACGGTTACGGCGATTGCTCTTGTCAGCTATACGGCAATGGCCGGGGTAATCGGAGCAGGAGGACTGGGGAATCTCGCCTATCTTCAAGGTTTTGAGCAAAACCGAAATGACGTAACATTTGTTGCGACAGTGATCATTTTAGTAATTGTATTTATTGTTCAATTTATTGGTGATGTTATTACCAAGAAATTAGATAAAAGATAA
- a CDS encoding toprim domain-containing protein produces the protein MNDLYVDKVLIVEGKSDKNRVKNILKEPVEIICTNGTISITKLDELIDFLEDKEVYILVDADEAGEKLRKQLKREFPQAEHLYIDRMYREVATAPIKHLATVLLSANIDVHTEYLEMG, from the coding sequence ATGAATGATTTGTATGTTGACAAAGTTCTTATTGTCGAAGGAAAGTCGGATAAAAATCGGGTTAAAAACATCTTAAAGGAACCTGTTGAAATCATTTGTACAAATGGCACCATTAGTATCACTAAATTAGATGAATTGATTGATTTTCTTGAAGATAAGGAAGTCTACATTTTAGTTGATGCTGACGAGGCAGGCGAGAAACTTCGCAAACAGCTGAAAAGGGAGTTTCCACAAGCAGAACATCTATATATCGATCGGATGTATCGTGAGGTTGCAACAGCTCCAATTAAACACTTGGCAACAGTGCTTTTAAGCGCGAATATCGATGTTCATACTGAATACTTGGAAATGGGATAA